TCTCATCCACTTCAATTCCTTCCATTGGAAGTACGTGACTTGGGTCGGAATAATATTTCCTAAGCATGGAGacgtgaaatacatcgtgaATCTTAGCCATGCTTGCAGGCAACTTCAATTGATACGCTACTAACCCAACTCTCTTCAAAATTTCGAAAGGTCCGATATACCTTGGCTTCAGCTTCTTACCTTTCTTAGACACTACTCCgcccttcaagggtttaattctGAGAAAAACTTTGTCTCCTACTTCAAATTCCAgatcttttctccttgtgtcggcgtagctcttttgtctactctgagcaaCTTGAAGCCTTTCTCTAATAAGTTTTACTTTTTCCTGTGCCTCCTCGATCCAAGGTATAGCTGTAGGGTCTACGACtttcttttctccaacttcatcccaatgaatcggagatcggCACCTTCTTCCATACAAAGCTTCATAAGGTGCCATTTAGATCTAAGCTTGATAGCTATTATTATATGCGAATTCCACCAAGGTCATATATTGGCTCcacttacctccaaaatccagtatACAcgactgtcgcgccccacttttttggtaaaaaaataaaatacttggttttgtgaatttattgattttgaaaaaatgaattttttgatgaaaaaatatgaaatgggtctaaatgggacttttgaaaatgcgacgatttgacccaaggaaaatagtttaaaaagggtttttatataaaaaatggagtcgccacttggtatagagttagggtgtaccaagtcacccaaaaaaaatgaattttaaaagaaaaaagtaagaaaaccctttttaaacgactcctagtccacgtaaaacaaagaaaaaggttcgggggtcacatttgacgaagggggaggcaaggataaaaatccaaggcaccccttcgacctagccaaggctagttgcgtgatttaacccttatcttcctatattttctacccaaagtatgtattgcaaactggatatgactaatgaatgagaaatgcaatct
This portion of the Coffea eugenioides isolate CCC68of chromosome 11, Ceug_1.0, whole genome shotgun sequence genome encodes:
- the LOC113752021 gene encoding uncharacterized protein LOC113752021, with translation MAPYEALYGRRCRSPIHWDEVGEKKVVDPTAIPWIEEAQEKVKLIRERLQVAQSRQKSYADTRRKDLEFEVGDKVFLRIKPLKGGVVSKKGKKLKPRYIGPFEILKRVGLVAYQLKLPASMAKIHDVFHVSMLRKYYSDPSHVLPMEGIEVDETLTYEEGPVRILEREMKELRNKKIPLVKIWWKNHGLEEATWELEEEMQKKYPDLFIQNV